DNA from Gottschalkia purinilytica:
AGCATACATAGAAGATATTGCTAAGGCTTTCGAGGCAAGGAATTACGTAACTATGATAGTATCTTTGATAGTTAGCATTGTAATATATTTGATGACAAGAATGAATATAGGTTTAGTATATTCTATATCAATAGGTCTAATTGTAGGAATAGTATCACTTATTTACTTAAATAAAGCAATATCTAGAGAAACATTGGAGGATATAGCTGAAGTCAAGATAGCAAAAATTTCCTTTGAAGGACCTTTATTAAGGATTAATGATACTGTAATAATGAACATAGGATCTGAAAAATCTAGACAGATCTATAAGGAAAATGGAATAGCAGTAGAGATAATTCCACATGACAAAAATGGAATTGAAACTCTTGCTAATACAGGCCAAAGGCAAGCAATACAACATAATGCTGCGGCATTATTAGGAATAAGAAAAGATGTGGATGAGCCTGATTTTACTCCTATAGCTAGAAGAGATCCACATACGGGGAGAGTTGT
Protein-coding regions in this window:
- a CDS encoding YIEGIA family protein, which encodes MFKYGFIIVPAILVGFISRLAMLKIDYRQYPSYPQGVFTHLTLGIIASALGAVAVPALADNEFSAVTFLSLAAQQFREVRNLERQSLDNIEPTELVARGTAYIEDIAKAFEARNYVTMIVSLIVSIVIYLMTRMNIGLVYSISIGLIVGIVSLIYLNKAISRETLEDIAEVKIAKISFEGPLLRINDTVIMNIGSEKSRQIYKENGIAVEIIPHDKNGIETLANTGQRQAIQHNAAALLGIRKDVDEPDFTPIARRDPHTGRVVMSIVAMDPDEDCLVEAVKQTIVLESSRRKPLNSKIGRRSQR